Proteins from a genomic interval of Fundulus heteroclitus isolate FHET01 chromosome 21, MU-UCD_Fhet_4.1, whole genome shotgun sequence:
- the LOC105938445 gene encoding chymotrypsin-like elastase family member 2A — MIQLVALLSCFGLICCGEPFNYKVNNGRVIGGSDATPNTWKWQVSLQLSYGDGTFNHICGGSIVDSSYIMTAAHCILSSDASQYRVVVGEYSLFEYEGSELFSSVEAIFVHPDWSGNLAHGNDIALMKLANPIYDNGHVEIANLPYPDQMLPHGFTCYITGWGLMDYIGSVPDKLQEAPLGVVEHAVCSQPEWWGSLALKTMVCAGGDGVTSGCQGDSGGPLNCLTDGVWRVHGVVSYGPAYQCNLPFKPTVFTRVSSFLDWMYSVMYQTY, encoded by the exons ATGATTCAGCTCGTGGCTCTCCTGTCCTGCTTTG GACTGATTTGTTGCGGCGAACCCTTCAACTACAAGGTGAACAACGGGAGGGTGATTGGAGGCAGTGATGCCACACCAAACACCTGGAAATGGCAG GTGTCGCTGCAGCTCTCGTACGGTGACGGCACCTTCAACCACATCTGTGGAGGCTCTATTGTTGATAGCTCCTACATCATGACCGCGGCTCACTGCATCCTAAG CTCGGACGCCAGTCAGTACCGGGTGGTGGTGGGTGAGTACAGCCTGTTTGAATATGAGGGCAGTGAGCTGTTCTCCTCCGTGGAAGCAATCTTCGTCCATCCCGACTGGAGTGGGAATCTGGCCCATGG CAACGACATTGCTCTGATGAAGCTGGCTAATCCCATCTATGACAACGGTCATGTGGAAATCGCTAACCTTCCCTACCCGGACCAGATGCTGCCTCATGGCTTCACCTGTTACATCACAGGCTGGGGATTAATGGACT ATATTGGAAGCGTCCCTGACAAACTGCAGGAGGCGCCCCTGGGCGTGGTAGAGCATGCCGTCTGCTCCCAGCCTGAGTGGTGGGGCAGCCTTGCTCTGAAAACCATGGTGTGCGCTGGAGGGGACGGAGTCACATCTGGGTGCCAG GGCGACTCTGGAGGGCCCCTGAACTGCTTGACCGACGGAGTCTGGAGAGTCCACGGCGTCgtcagctatggtccggcctaCCAGTGCAACCTGCCGTTTAAACCGACCGTCTTCACCAGAGTCTCTTCCTTCCTCGACTGGATGTATTCA gtcatGTATCAAACATATTAG